One stretch of Thermanaerosceptrum fracticalcis DNA includes these proteins:
- a CDS encoding TrkA C-terminal domain-containing protein, with protein sequence MQQRLDTGQSRYEQIAIDIAQRIARGEFRVGQKLSGRSLLAGTYNVSPETIRRSIALLQNIGVVEAVTGSGIIIKSGKLAKEYLAEYSERQEIINLRNRINDLLERRRNLDMELEKELSKLLEYSFQKSSILQQIEEVTIPPSSWMVGRTISATNIRYHTGATVVAVIRQGEEIFSPPPDLVLEENDVLILVGTAGAKERVKEMINEEPKRD encoded by the coding sequence ATGCAGCAGCGTTTAGATACGGGACAATCTCGTTATGAGCAAATCGCTATTGATATTGCTCAGAGGATTGCACGTGGGGAGTTCCGGGTAGGCCAAAAACTTTCGGGGCGTTCTCTTCTAGCGGGGACATATAATGTATCACCGGAAACCATTAGAAGAAGTATTGCCCTTTTACAAAACATAGGTGTGGTAGAGGCAGTTACGGGCAGTGGGATAATCATTAAGTCCGGCAAATTGGCTAAGGAATATTTGGCTGAATATAGTGAACGTCAAGAAATCATTAACTTAAGGAACCGCATCAATGATTTACTGGAAAGACGGCGTAATTTGGATATGGAACTGGAAAAAGAACTTTCCAAACTCCTGGAGTATTCATTCCAGAAGTCTTCCATTTTGCAGCAGATTGAAGAAGTGACGATTCCTCCCTCATCCTGGATGGTTGGCCGGACCATTAGTGCTACCAACATACGCTATCATACGGGAGCTACCGTTGTGGCTGTGATCCGGCAAGGCGAGGAGATTTTCTCTCCCCCTCCAGATTTAGTTTTAGAAGAAAACGATGTCCTGATTTTGGTGGGAACTGCCGGGGCCAAGGAACGCGTAAAGGAAATGATCAACGAAGAACCTAAGCGAGATTAA